A segment of the Superficieibacter sp. HKU1 genome:
GTGCATCAATGCCGCTTCATCGTTTACCGACGCCAGCGCGTCCTGTAACCACGGCGCATAATGCCGCCACTCATCCGCCTGCGGCGGATGACTTTCCAGCGCGGTCAGCCATTCCGGATGCGCCGCTACGCTTTGCTGAACAAAATCACTGAAAGTAAGCACTAACTGCGCCTGTTCACCGGGTGCCTGAACCGGAAAATCGTCCGGCAGGCGCTCAAGCACCGTCTGCCAGTGCTGCTGTAACGCTGAAGAAAGCGGCATCATGGAATCTGTCCTTAGCCTGAATTAACGTTTACCGCTGTGTAACCAGAACGGCTCCATCGCCATCGCTTCATTGCGGAAGTGTTCGATTTCGATGTGCTGGCGTTTTTTGATGGCGTGTAGCAGACCCTGCCAGTTCTCCAGCCAGGCCTGTGCCACGACGGGATCGTAATTTCCCGCCAGCAGCGAGATGCTGTCGATATCACGACTCAGACGAGGGATTTGATCGCCATAGCTGTCACCCAGCGGATAGACGAAGGTTTTGCGCAGTTCCGCTGCATGACGGGAAAGCGAAATGTCCGCATAGCGCTTGAAAGAATCAGCAAATTTCGTTTGGGCTTTAGCGTCGAGGAATGGCTGCCAGCCGCGGGTAATCAGCCACTCGGTCAGATTGAGTTTTGCCAGCGCGATGTTGGCGCTGCTGGCAGCGGTTTCCGCCGACACATCTGACGCCAGCGTCGCTTCTGACAGCGTAAGCAGATCGCGTAAGCGAGCGCTCGCTTTACGCGGCACGATGCCGCCAAACAGGGTAAGCGTATGGCGGATCAGGCTGATAGCCGCCTGCACGCCCGCTTTGGCCGCCGCATTGCCGCGGACCCACAGTTCTTCGTGATACTGCCACTGGGAAAGCGCCTTTTCGAGCGCCGCCTCGAACGCCTGCTCAACGCTGGCTTTGCGCGGCACGCTTAAAATCGTCAGCGGCCTGAGCGGACGCTCCGGATTGCCCTGCGCCAGGTGATAACCACGCGCCGCTTTGCTCAGACTTCCCTGACGCAGCACCTCCAGATTCACCAGCTGGCGCGCCAGCTTCAGGAGATCCTGCGTTTCGCCGGACAGTAATTCCAGCTCAAGTTCACCAATCGGCTCCTGCATTTCACCGGCTTTAA
Coding sequences within it:
- a CDS encoding inorganic triphosphatase yields the protein MAQEIELKFIVNHDGVETLRNHLNTLSAEHVPASPLLNIYYETPDNWLRQHDMGLRIRGNDGRYEMTIKIAGRVVGGLHQRPEYNIELSQPELDLSLFPVEVWPQGELPAHLAEQVQPLFSTDFQREKWLVEVGASRIEIALDRGEVKAGEMQEPIGELELELLSGETQDLLKLARQLVNLEVLRQGSLSKAARGYHLAQGNPERPLRPLTILSVPRKASVEQAFEAALEKALSQWQYHEELWVRGNAAAKAGVQAAISLIRHTLTLFGGIVPRKASARLRDLLTLSEATLASDVSAETAASSANIALAKLNLTEWLITRGWQPFLDAKAQTKFADSFKRYADISLSRHAAELRKTFVYPLGDSYGDQIPRLSRDIDSISLLAGNYDPVVAQAWLENWQGLLHAIKKRQHIEIEHFRNEAMAMEPFWLHSGKR